The following coding sequences are from one Clarias gariepinus isolate MV-2021 ecotype Netherlands chromosome 19, CGAR_prim_01v2, whole genome shotgun sequence window:
- the trarg1b gene encoding trafficking regulator of GLUT4 (SLC2A4) 1b, translating to MAINTDAEFEKTEMGETETGGGGGGGATEFRDTQKLLGVLVSDGKDGVGSCSDSRRPSVKSLKSLKSLSAEQNSYKSAATGSVQSLPRSPAPERTEPEPSSYMWLALLSCFCPAVPFNVIALYFSHVSRSMIQANDFDGARRLGRRSLLLSIVAIAVGLTIILYLAITGS from the exons ATGGCCATCAACACAGATGCGGAGTTTGAGAAGACTGAGATGGGTGAGACTGAGaccggcggcggcggcggcggaggcGCGACGGAATTCCGAGACACCCAGAAACTTCTCGGCGTCCTCGTGAGCGACGGGAAGGACGGAGTCGGGAGCTGTTCGGACTCGCGCCGACCGAGCGTCAAGTCGCTGAAGTCTCTGAAATCCCTGAGCGCGGAGCAGAACAGCTACAAGTCCGCAGCGACCGGAAGTGTCCAGTCTCTCCCGCGCTCTCCGGCACCGGAGCGGACCGAACCCGAGCCGAGCAGCTACATGTGGCTCGCGCTCCTGTCCTGCTTCTGTCCCGCGGTGCCGTTCAACGTCATCGCGCTCTACTTCTCCCATGTG TCCCGCTCCATGATCCAGGCGAATGATTTTGATGGCGCTCGGAGACTGGGCCGGCGTTCGCTGCTCCTCAGTATCGTGGCCATTGCTGTGGGTCTGACTATAATCCTTTATCTGGCCATCACAG GGAGCTGA